A segment of the Camelus ferus isolate YT-003-E chromosome 27, BCGSAC_Cfer_1.0, whole genome shotgun sequence genome:
GAACTGGAGCCATGCTGGGAGCATGCGAAGGACAGGGACTGAGCAGACACAActtagagacagacagatacgTGAAAGAGGTCACGTGGAGAACACTTCTCAGGCTGACAGCATAAATGATGAGTTGTTCTAAATCTTACTGGGAAAATGGAAACCACTTCTCACTTAAGCCTTTCTAGTAAAAACAGGCTAGAAAGTTGGTGTTTAATTATTTCTAACTGAGCCTGGAGGCAGCCAGAGATTTTCTTAATAAGCTGCTTGCTTTGAATTTCAAGCTGCATAATTCTCTAGGCTTAAGTTGGCTTTGAAGAAGGAGTGATCAAGCCCTCCCTTCTTACTCAAAGCAGAGGGGGAGGTCATAAATGAAGAACCTGAGGGCGCCTGGAGATTCCAGAAGCTGCTGCTGTGAGCCCAGCGTGAATGACCCCTGACTGGAGCGGGCCTGCCACCAGCCGCCACCAGCTGCCACCAGCTGCACTGCTCTGAACAGAAAGGCGCACCACCCTGTTTCAAACTGCTGGTTCACACTGGCCTGGCTACCTGACCCTGGTGTCTTCTGTCACTTTAAAGCAGAGGACAGACCTAGAACTGACTCAGTGTGAGGGGCCACCTCACCCAGTGATGGGAAGACAAGATAATCAGACATCTCAAGAGCAGAGGAACACATAAGGCGAGAGTCAAGATCAAAGTGTTTGTTATTTTTCCTGGCCCTAGAGTTGTGGCAGAAATAAAATCAACCGCAAAGAGACTTAGGGTTCTTCAAGTGTAagttgttttaatatatttaaaagcacgCTGAAGTCCcctgatttataaaaaataaatacataacatgACAAATTTTTTCATGATCCTGGGGCTCTTTTGAGGTCAGACTCTAATGGATGTGATGTGTCAACATAAAACACGCATGATCTGTTACACACCCAGAAGCACATTCCAGTTGTAGAAGTAAATTCCTTCAAGGATCAGAATGGCCGTGGACCAGTCTTTACTGCAGAAAGCAGGTCCAGGGCTGGGCGGTGAGGCTGGGCCCAGGCACAGCAGCCCCCGACCAGCCAGACTGCGGTTAAGGAGCCAGGGCAGGAAGGCGCAGCCCTCCGCCCCAGCGCCTGCCCCTGCAGGGCTAGCCAGGCTTTTAAACTGCAGAGTGACCGGCTCACCGCCTCCCCTGCGGCTCTGAAGCACAGGAGGGACCATTCTGTCCTGAGTCTGAGGGCAGAAGGCTGAGAGGTGCGCTCATTAACTATGTTCATGATTAACACTGAATGGAAATCACGATCCTGCTACGGCGCAGAGCTGGGGGGTGCGCGCACGCACCCGGGCTCTGCGGGGCACGGGCTGGGGGCGGCGTGCACCGCGGCTGGGGCCGGGGCAGTGCTCTCTCCAGCCGACGTGCTCTCGAGGGGCCAGCAAGCCTGGCCTAAAATACCTGAAGACGGGACTTGGGAATCAAGGTTTTAACGCCTATAACACATAAcgtaaaaacaaacacaaaaatacagtCTTGCTGGGAGATAGCTGAACTCTGATTAAAGCCTGCAGTGCTCGTGTAGCGCGGGCAGGCCGGAATGTGTCTGGCAGGGTTTTGTCTGCTGCTTCTTTGGCTGTCTTTCTGTCAGATCTAGAAACGGTCTGACGCCCTCAGTCCTATCCTCCAAACCGCCGAGCTCCCGTCATTCTGAGGTCGGCGAGTTCTCCTTCAGAAAAACGGCCCGCGCTGAGGCCCTAGTGCTGAGGGTGAGCTTCCGAGTAGAAGAGCCCTTCGGCCGAGATGGCGTCTCCGAGGCCCACGGTTCGCACAGGATCCTGACACACCAGCACGGGTGTGAAGTGGAAGGACACGCCATCCCGGTGCCACTCCACCACCGGCTCGCTCGGGTTCAGCACGACCCTGGAGCCGGCCTCCGAACGCGAGGTGGTGAACTCGCGGGGCGCCCTCAGGGACACCCGGCGGGTGTCTATGGTCTCTGTCGCGCAGGCCTGGGTCCCGGCCACGCGAGCTCCTGCCGCCACGGCCGCCAGCTGATTGGCCCAGTGTCCGTCCACGGTGGCCAGGATGTGGTAGGCCAGCGTGTGGAAGTGGATCCTGGTGAGGTCGGAGGCTCTGCTTTCGCTCCTCCCGTGCTCCTTCAAGATCCAGAAGAGGATGTCACTGACCACGCCCACATCAGGAACTCCGTtccaggaggacagagaggagtGAGGGCCAGACGCCGACTGGCTGAGAAATAACAGCTCCTGTTCATTCAGCCCCAGGGAAGCCACGGCGGGAAAGACCTGCTAACAAAAACGAAACGGGCGTCTCTTTCTGACGGACACCCAGCGCCTAGGCCGCCTCGGACACAGCCAGCGACGGGAGTCAGAGAAGCAAGGCGGGGCGCAGCTCTCTTCCCAACCAGAGACTCTGGGCCCGAGGTCTGCGGGGGGCAAGTGACAGACGCAGGCCACTGTCTGGCTGTTGCACCTCTACTCCCGCCCCCGCCGTCACTCCCGATAAGCTGGAACGCGGCAGTGACGCTGCTCTAGAGCCAGCCTTGTGTTCCGTGCCGCCGGGAGACCCAGGCAGGGGCGCACACACTTCCTTTCTTCCCGTGGTGCCCAGCTGCTGCCCCTGTGCACAGAGCAGACCCCGTCACCGCTGACCCGCCGTTCCTGAAGGCCAGCAGGCGATACACCAGGACGGGGGTGGCCCACAGCCAGGGTCACAGCATTCCCTGCATGCGACGCCAAGCAGCAAGGAGAATGGCTTCATGTCAGATGTAAACTTCGGAAGCAGGCGTGGTCAGGAAGATCGTGGTTAGTAGTGACACCGTGGGGGAAAGCGCCCCAGACAGGAGCCGTGGTTTTCTTCTATCTTGAGGGGAACCGCCCCACCTCACCCTCTCTTCTTACTTAGCACTTCCTGCCTTAGAGCCAGGGACCTGCACGAGGTGAATGTTTGTGCAAGAGACGAGCCCCTCTGCTTGcagctgggggtgtgtgtgtgcacgtgtgtgtactTAATGTGACAGCACTGCCGTCCAGTGTGTGCCCTGCCAGGCGCAGGGCTAACGGCTCTTTTCCCCTTACTTCCTACTGTCACCctctgaggggaggagagatgtCCCCACTGTACAGGTAAGCGGACCAAGGCTTAGAAAGGTTATGCACGTGATTAGAcagaacataaaacaaaaatggctttttaaagaagtgaaaaaagtaacctcagaaagagaaatgcaagTAAAACTATACTGAAAAATGCTAGGAACAAACCCAAATGTAAAGCATGGCCTTTGAATGACAACATGTTGGTGCGGGCTGGCCGGGAGCTCTGCGTCCTGCTCACTCCTGCTGTGACGCACTAGGAAGTCAAGTCCATTAAAATACACGTGTATATTCTGAGATGCCACTTTTCAACTGTCAGATAATTAAGAGAGCACGGTTTTAATCACACTCCAGTGGCAAGGGTATGAGGAAAGCCAGCCCTTGTCAAGAATTCTAGAGGCAGCAAATTGGTACAGTTCCCACGGGTGGCAATCCGGCAGCATCAGACTCACGCCCCGACCCGGCAGCTGCAGCGCCGAGCACGCGCTGTGCGTCTGTGCCCGCTCCCGGCGCGGCGCGCGCAGAGCCCGCcgctgcaggaggggagggggccgcaGGGCAGGGCGGCAAGCGCCCGGCGAGGAAGGGCTCCCCCCACACCTCCTTCCTCTCACCGCGCGGCAGCCCAGGGACTGAGGGCCTCTCCACGCGGTCACAGAGGCCTCCACAGTGCACCCAGCGAAGAAGAGCAAGGCGTGCAGCAGTGCATTCAGTATGCTAAGCTATCTTTGGGCAAAAAGGGATAAAAATACAAGGATCTGTTGCCGTATCTGTTCACGGACGTACACAGCGCCTCTGGCGGGATCAGGCAGAGCTAGTCAGGAGGTTCCTAACGGTGGGTacaggggcagcaggaagggaggcTGTGCTGTgtatcttttaacatttttggaGTTTTGAACCATGGGAATATATTACCCATTAAAGAGGCTGAATAACAATGCAATGAAAGCTTAAGTGGCTTTTGCCCAAGTTCGTACAGCTAGCGGGAGGCAGAGCTGGCATTCCAACCCCGATTCCTGAAGTCTGTGCTCGTAAGCATCGCGCTCTTGGATTGACCGGATCGCTGCTGCTGCCCCAAAGCAGGAGCTGAGCACCCGGGGCTGAAGGTGAAGGAGTGGCGCTCCCCCCAGGTcccccttctctgagcttcctgaggTTCACCTGGAAGCATCCTGGCTGTgctctcagttttctcctttgagCTCTACTGCAGAAAGCACCCACTTCAACTGCTCCATTCCAGGAGAAACACGCCCCAGGAACCACCCGTTACATGGCCCTGTTTCTAACCTGCAGGAGACCATTCCGGAACAGTCTTGGCTCCTTCCTTGGGTCTCAGGGACCGAGGT
Coding sequences within it:
- the ADPGK gene encoding ADP-dependent glucokinase isoform X3, translating into MNMLEVFVSSLEEFQPDLVVISGLHMMEGQSKEFQKKRLLEVVTSISDIPTGVPVHLELASMTNRELMSSIVHQQVFPAVASLGLNEQELLFLSQSASGPHSSLSSWNGVPDVGVVSDILFWILKEHGRSESRASDLTRIHFHTLAYHILATVDGHWANQLAAVAAGARVAGTQACATETIDTRRVSLRAPREFTTSRSEAGSRVVLNPSEPVVEWHRDGVSFHFTPVLVCQDPVRTVGLGDAISAEGLFYSEAHPQH